The stretch of DNA ACTTGCAGAAACTACTCACGGGCATACTTGAGGCATCTGTATATGGCCAAGGAGATCTTGGCCATGATTTTAAATACGATCCACAATATCCGGTACTATATGCACCTTATGGAACGAATCAGGGCAGCCATAGGTGATGGCAGGTACCAGGTTTTCAAGAAAGAATTTTTAAACAGCTGTCAACTTTCAGCCGATAGCTGACGGCTATACTATACTGAAAGCTGAGCGCTGACAGTAAATCGCAAAAGAGGAGGACTTGACATTGGAAGATATTGCTTACGCTATGGGGGGCGCCGGTGGAGGCGGGATCGCCGGAGGGGGAGATATTAGTTTTATCATCATGATGGCTGTTGTTTTCGCCATCTTTTACTTTCTCATGATACGACCTCAACAACAAAAACAAAAAGAAATTAAGGTGATGCGTGAGAACCTCATTCATGGAGACATGGTCATGACCGTGGGAGGGATTCACGGAAAAGTCACAGGTTTGACAGATACTCTTGTTACAATTGAAATTGCTGAGAAAGTAAGGATAAAAGTCTCACGAGAATTTATCGGTACTATTACTCAGAAAGCTGCAAAAGAATGATGTCAAAAGAGGTAAAACATGCTTAAGGGTATTAAAATCAGGGCTGCTTTGGCATTCGTTGTCTGCCTTCTCGGAATATTTTATCTTTTACCTTCCCTGACGCCGAATCTTCCGGACGTGTGGCAGAAATACCTGCCCACGGATAAAATCCACCTGGGTCTTGATCTTCAGGGAGGAACCCATCTCGTTCTGGAGGTGGACACGGAGAAGGCGGTTGAAAGCACCATTGTACGATTATCCAATGACGTGAAGGAAACCTTGATGAGCAATAAGGTCCGCTTCATTCATCTTGAAGGGACAAAAAAGACAGACGTCATATCCTTCG from Deltaproteobacteria bacterium encodes:
- the yajC gene encoding preprotein translocase subunit YajC is translated as MEDIAYAMGGAGGGGIAGGGDISFIIMMAVVFAIFYFLMIRPQQQKQKEIKVMRENLIHGDMVMTVGGIHGKVTGLTDTLVTIEIAEKVRIKVSREFIGTITQKAAKE